The following coding sequences are from one Capsicum annuum cultivar UCD-10X-F1 chromosome 3, UCD10Xv1.1, whole genome shotgun sequence window:
- the LOC107863379 gene encoding protein YLS7, whose protein sequence is MSSFSSKDPSALSYPKSLLSIVTTVGGLAVFLILASSFLVSQPIGAAVHEYFYGVHQLKRPNLLDGDRVTLADSRRDDVVSNDTPNFNLTVEENEKGLEDEKDQSSKSQDEKKEPDSKGEQIESSTRKPILSDSNHSVVQPHPESKQEDEKSNNFSLQKESKNEGTLPSSNSHSEDVRPNSINQATLDPECDLYHGKWIPDQSGPLYRNDSCPVLTQMQNCQGNGRPDKDYESWRWKPAQCDLPRFDPKKFLELMRGKTLAFIGDSVARNQMESMLCILWQYEVPKNRGNKKMQRYYFRSTSTMIVRIWSSWLVNQTSGPLDFAPAGVAKLHLDVPDDGFMQYIPQFDVVVLSSGHWFAKQSVYVLNNEIVGGQLWWPDKSRNMKVNNVEAFGISVETILTAMATHPNFSGITIVRSFSPDHYEGGAWNTGGSCTGKVKPAEDGELAENGFTNIMHEKQFTGYSRAIKKKNNKSALLFMDITEVFAYRHDGHPGPYRSPDPNKITKRGPDGKPPPQDCLHWCMPGPVDTWNELVFDLVRREFERRQSNVS, encoded by the exons ATGTCTTCTTTTTCATCTAAAGATCCTTCTGCACTGTCCTATCCAAAGTCACTATTGTCTATTGTAACTACAGTAGGAGGTCTTGCTGTGTTTTTAATTCTTGCTTCCTCATTTCTGGTCTCTCAGCCTATTGGCGCTGCAGTCCATGAGTATTTTTATGGTGTACATCAGTTGAAAAGGCCTAATTTGCTAGATGGGGATAGGGTAACACTTGCTGATTCTCGACGTGATGATGTTGTTAGTAATGATACACCAAACTTTAATTTGACTGTGGAGGAAAACGAAAAAGGACTCGAGGATGAAAAGGACCAGAGTTCCAAGTCTCAAGACGAAAAGAAGGAGCCAGATTCAAAGGGGGAACAAATTGAAAGTTCTACCCGAAAACCTATTTTGTCAGATTCCAATCATTCTGTGGTTCAACCACATCCTGAATCAAAGCAAGAAGATGAGAAGAGTAACAATTTTAGTTTGCAGAAGGAAAGCAAGAATGAAGGGACTCTTCCATCTTCCAATTCCCATTCAGAGGACGTAAGACCCAATAGCATAAATCAAGCTACGTTAGATCCAG AATGTGATCTATATCATGGAAAATGGATTCCTGATCAGTCTGGACCATTGTACAGAAATGACTCCTGCCCTGTCCTGACACAGATGCAGAACTGTCAAGGAAATGGAAGGCCTGATAAGGATTATGAGAGCTGGCGATGGAAACCAGCTCAGTGTGACCTGCCACGGTTTGATCCGAAGAAATTTCTGGAATTAATGAGAGGAAAGACTTTGGCTTTCATTGGTGACTCAGTTGCTCGCAACCAGATGGAGTCAATGTTGTGTATCCTTTGGCAG TATGAGGTTCCGAAAAATCGTGGGAACAAAAAAATGCAGCGCTATTATTTCAGATCCACATCTACTATGATTGTTCGTATTTGGTCTTCATGGCTTGTCAATCAAACATCTGGACCTCTCGATTTTGCTCCAGCAGGTGTAGCTAAGCTCCACCTTGATGTTCCTGATGATGGGTTCATGCAATACATCCCCCAGTTTGATGTCGTTGTGCTCTCCTCCGGCCATTGGTTTGCAAAACAATCCGTTTATGTTCTTAATAATGAGATTGTTGGAGGACAATTGTGGTGGCCAGACAAGTCTAGAAATATGAAGGTCAATAATGTCGAAGCTTTTGGAATCTCTGTTGAAACCATCCTGACTGCCATGGCTACACATCCGAATTTCAGTGGTATCACTATTGTTCGTTCCTTTTCACCTGATCATTACGAAGGCGGAGCATGGAACACGGGAGGATCATGTACTGGAAAGGTGAAGCCTGCAGAGGATGGTGAGCTGGCTGAAAATGGCTTCACAAACATAATGCATGAAAAGCAATTCACGGGTTACAGTCGTgctataaagaaaaaaaacaacaagTCTGCCTTACTATTTATGGATATCACAGAAGTCTTTGCATACCGCCATGATGGACATCCTGGTCCCTACCGAAGCCCagacccaaataaaatcacaaaaagagGTCCTGATGGTAAACCCCCTCCGCAAGACTGCTTGCATTGGTGCATGCCAGGTCCTGTTGATACGTGGAATGAGCTGGTCTTTGATCTCGTAaggagagaatttgagagaagaCAGAGCAATGTTTCATGA